A region from the Triticum aestivum cultivar Chinese Spring chromosome 3D, IWGSC CS RefSeq v2.1, whole genome shotgun sequence genome encodes:
- the LOC123075427 gene encoding transcriptional activator hap3-like, with translation MMNREDFIHFSGFTQQPGRLSLPRAPSTSGSSSGDPNGQEGLLPIANVGRIMKHVLPQEAKVSKHAKEVIQECATEFIGFVTGEASERCRRERRKTVNGDDICHAMTTLGLDNYAGAMRRYLQRYREGEELAAALNNHSRSPAPPPPGDGMIQIDVWGELSNSRGNEKHGRD, from the coding sequence ATGATGAATAGAGAGGATTTCATCCATTTCTCCGGTTTTACCCAACAACCGGGGCGCCTCAGCCTTCCTAGGGCGCCATCAACCTCAGGCTCTTCCTCGGGAGATCCCAATGGGCAAGAAGGCCTCCTGCCGATCGCCAACGTGGGGCGGATCATGAAGCACGTGCTGCCGCAGGAGGCCAAGGTCTCGAAGCACGCCAAGGAGGTGATCCAGGAGTGCGCCACGGAGTTCATCGGCTTCGTCACGGGCGAGGCCTCGGAGCGGTGCCGGCGGGAGCGGCGCAAGACGGTGAACGGCGACGACATCTGCCACGCCATGACCACCCTTGGCCTCGACAACTACGCCGGTGCCATGCGCAGGTACCTGCAGAGGTACCGCGAGGGcgaggagctcgcggcggcgctcAACAACCACAGCAGGTCACCGGCTCCGCCGCCGCCAGGTGACGGCATGATCCAGATCGATGTCTGGGGCGAGCTGTCCAACTCCAGGGGCAACGAGAAGCATGGCAGGGATTAA
- the LOC123075428 gene encoding nuclear transcription factor Y subunit B-1, whose translation MADHHYTHLGGGSGSGSGGGGGGSPPERLHGGGGSGDQGIKEQDRLLPIANVGRIMKQVLPPNAKVSKEAKETMQECVSEFISFVTGEASDKCHKEKRKTVNGDDVCWAFSALGFDDYVDPMRRYLLKFRELEGDRAAAAASSRGGLPVPDASTSGAGASGSGNFMFEAMDRRDNTGPGTGRQF comes from the coding sequence ATGGCCGACCACCACTATACCCAtctcggcggcggcagcgggagcggcagcggcggcggtggcgggggcagCCCGCCGGAGCGGCTGCACGGCGGCGGCGGGTCGGGGGACCAGGGCATCAAGGAGCAGGACCGGCTGCTGCCCATCGCCAACGTGGGGCGGATCATGAAGCAGGTGCTGCCCCCCAACGCCAAGGTGtccaaggaggccaaggagacgaTGCAGGAGTGCGTGTCCGAGTTCATCAGCTTCGTCACCGGGGAGGCCTCCGACAAGTGCCACAAGGAGAAGCGCAAGACCGTCAACGGCGACGACGTCTGCTGGGCCTTCTCCGCGCTCGGCTTCGACGACTACGTCGACCCCATGCGCAGGTACCTCCTCAAGTTCCGCGAGCTCGAGggcgaccgcgccgccgccgccgcctcctcccgcgggGGCCTCCCCGTCCCCGACGCCTCCACCTCCGGCGCCGGCGCCAGCGGCTCCGGTAATTTCATGTTCGAAGCCATGGACAGGAGGGATAACACCGGGCCCGGCACCGGCAGGCAGTTTTGA